One Gloeobacter morelensis MG652769 DNA window includes the following coding sequences:
- the radC gene encoding RadC family protein — MLPAMHTPRLTELPVAERPRERLLTHGARGLATAELLAVLFGSGQAAARLSALGLAQQVLHSLGRAGSEPLVHLRDVSAAELMLQPGVGPARAAAVLAAIELGRRVFVVRNSGERPVIDGPQAVAAVLGGELAFARQEQFAVLLLDVKNRLIAHRIVSVGTVDETLAHPREIFREAIRQGAAGIIVAHNHPSGVTEPSPEDLRLTGQLIECGRTLQIPVLDHVILGQGNFTSLRRLTALWRA, encoded by the coding sequence ATGCTGCCTGCTATGCACACGCCGCGCCTTACCGAATTGCCCGTCGCCGAACGCCCCCGCGAACGCCTGCTGACCCATGGCGCCCGGGGACTGGCCACCGCCGAACTGCTCGCGGTGCTTTTTGGCAGCGGCCAGGCCGCCGCCCGGTTGAGCGCTCTGGGCCTCGCCCAACAAGTGCTGCATTCCCTGGGGCGCGCTGGGAGCGAACCGCTGGTGCACCTGCGCGATGTGAGCGCGGCGGAGTTGATGTTGCAGCCGGGGGTAGGTCCGGCCCGAGCGGCGGCGGTGCTCGCGGCCATCGAACTTGGGCGGCGGGTGTTCGTGGTCAGAAATAGCGGCGAGCGACCGGTGATCGATGGGCCGCAGGCGGTGGCGGCGGTCCTTGGGGGTGAACTGGCCTTTGCGCGCCAGGAGCAGTTTGCGGTGCTCCTGCTCGATGTCAAAAACCGGCTCATCGCCCACCGGATTGTGAGTGTCGGTACCGTCGATGAGACCCTCGCCCACCCGCGTGAAATCTTTCGCGAGGCGATCCGCCAAGGAGCGGCGGGGATCATCGTCGCCCACAACCACCCCTCCGGGGTGACCGAACCTTCGCCGGAGGACCTGCGCCTCACCGGGCAACTGATCGAATGCGGTCGTACCCTGCAAATTCCGGTGCTGGATCACGTCATCCTCGGCCAGGGCAACTTTACGAGCCTGCGGCGGCTCACCGCCCTGTGGCGGGCGTGA
- a CDS encoding DsbA family protein — protein sequence MHRPAIAVVLAGLLVAPGAIAAEPAAAPPADLEKQVLEIIQRHPEVVYNALRAYQSQAVRAQRRAEWQRQLENPVKVDLQGAPTLGPADAALTLVEFSDFQCPYCSRAQSTVKTLLEKYKGRIRLVYLHLPLPVHPQAKAAALAAFAAGEQGQFFAYHDRLFALGEQLVPGSFEQIARELNLDVARFNRDRESPQALARLESDLAQARRLELDATPSFVLNGLVLKGALPIEEFEEAIKLVQSKSG from the coding sequence ATGCATCGCCCAGCGATTGCGGTTGTGCTGGCCGGCTTGCTCGTCGCCCCAGGTGCGATCGCCGCCGAGCCTGCCGCCGCGCCCCCGGCCGACCTCGAAAAACAGGTGCTCGAAATCATCCAGCGCCACCCCGAAGTGGTCTACAACGCTCTGCGGGCCTACCAGAGCCAGGCCGTCCGCGCCCAACGCCGCGCCGAGTGGCAGCGCCAGCTTGAAAACCCTGTCAAAGTCGACCTCCAGGGTGCCCCCACCCTCGGTCCGGCGGACGCTGCGTTGACGCTCGTCGAATTTTCGGATTTTCAATGCCCCTACTGCAGCCGGGCGCAATCGACCGTCAAGACCCTGCTTGAAAAGTACAAAGGCCGCATCCGGCTCGTCTACCTGCACCTGCCGCTGCCTGTCCATCCCCAGGCCAAAGCCGCCGCCCTCGCGGCCTTCGCCGCGGGCGAGCAGGGCCAATTCTTCGCGTACCACGATCGGCTGTTCGCCCTGGGCGAGCAACTGGTCCCTGGGAGTTTCGAGCAGATCGCCCGGGAGTTGAACCTCGATGTCGCCCGCTTCAACCGCGACCGCGAGAGCCCCCAGGCTCTGGCCCGCCTCGAATCGGACCTCGCCCAGGCCCGCCGACTCGAACTTGACGCCACGCCGAGCTTTGTGCTCAACGGCCTCGTGCTCAAGGGCGCTTTGCCCATCGAAGAATTCGAAGAAGCGATCAAACTGGTCCAGTCCAAATCCGGCTAG
- a CDS encoding Uma2 family endonuclease: protein MTTLASQIHYPSGNGLPVAESYVHLYAILVTLEVLKQYLEGQQATVLANQFLYYSQGIPAARVAPDVMVIFGVEPGGRDNYKVWEEGQVPAVVFEITSPSTRTKDKDFKKNLYVQLGVQEYWLFDPKGEWIPQQLEGYRSLTVEVDDELTPVFLPITDGCSQVLGLRLQVEGALIGFYRLDTGEKLLIPSELAAELRATAARLEQEQYARQLAEQRAEHAEQQAQLDRQAKEQAEQRAAALAERLRAMGVDPENL, encoded by the coding sequence ATGACCACCCTGGCTTCGCAAATTCACTACCCGAGTGGAAATGGCTTACCTGTGGCCGAATCTTATGTCCATCTCTATGCCATCCTGGTGACGCTCGAAGTGCTCAAGCAGTACCTCGAAGGGCAACAAGCGACGGTGCTGGCCAACCAGTTTCTCTACTACTCCCAGGGCATCCCGGCCGCCAGAGTCGCCCCGGATGTCATGGTCATCTTCGGCGTCGAGCCGGGCGGACGCGACAATTACAAAGTTTGGGAAGAAGGGCAGGTACCGGCCGTCGTCTTCGAGATCACCTCCCCAAGTACCCGCACAAAAGACAAAGACTTCAAGAAAAATCTCTACGTCCAGTTGGGGGTGCAGGAATACTGGCTGTTCGATCCTAAGGGCGAGTGGATTCCACAGCAGTTGGAGGGCTACCGAAGCCTCACCGTCGAGGTGGACGACGAACTGACACCGGTATTTCTCCCGATCACCGATGGCTGCTCCCAGGTTCTGGGATTGCGATTGCAGGTCGAAGGAGCGCTGATCGGCTTTTACCGCCTCGATACGGGGGAGAAACTGCTCATCCCCAGTGAACTAGCCGCCGAGTTGCGCGCCACCGCCGCCCGATTGGAGCAGGAGCAGTACGCCAGACAACTGGCCGAACAGCGCGCCGAACACGCCGAACAACAGGCGCAATTGGATAGACAGGCAAAAGAACAAGCCGAACAGCGTGCTGCGGCACTGGCCGAGCGTTTGCGGGCGATGGGCGTTGATCCGGAAAATCTTTGA
- a CDS encoding transglycosylase domain-containing protein, which yields MNWRLVGWILMALALSVGALATGALVGLALSFRNLPEVQQLKAYVPTGATRITDINGQPIAIIRSEYNRKVVPLAQIAKHLQRAVLAIEDDRFYEHPGIRIDTLARAALANFQEGRTVQGGSTITQQLIKNLFLTPERSLERKVAEAVLSLRIEQAFSKDQILEMYLNQVYWGNNRYGIETASRAYFNKPAKSLNLAESAMLAGMLRAPEIYSPLRNRAKTVERQRVVIARMLELGWITQAEADQARSTALVFKGGDADFMITQAPYFSSYVVRELIRKYGRDAVLKGGLRVQTTVDLKIQKLAEQTVARAAKNIRYRRAEQLALVAMDPRTGYIKAMVGGVDYQKSQYNRASQASRQPGSTFKPFVYYAALATGRYTPESPITDAPACFGRYCPKNYDLRYSGGMSLRQAMAVSRNVPVVKLANTIGMNQVILAARRAGVTAPLQPNLATSIGAGGISPLELARGFSAFANGGYRVDATAILQVTDQQGNILEQNLPVRERTLKSAPVKMINSMMMSVVSGGTGTRAQLPDGRPVAGKTGTTQDFRDAWFVGYVPQLVSVVWIGNDDYRRPMARSTAGGTYVAPIWRSFMASALRGQPVLPFPGFEPSEKPANAKGKGAQVDEAAAEAKPKPRRRRRRRPAPETAAPQPQEAALPLKAAEPAPADP from the coding sequence GTGAACTGGCGCCTGGTGGGTTGGATATTGATGGCCCTGGCGCTGTCGGTCGGAGCGCTCGCCACCGGCGCGCTGGTGGGTCTGGCTTTGAGCTTTCGCAACCTGCCCGAGGTGCAGCAGTTGAAGGCGTACGTGCCCACCGGCGCTACCCGCATCACCGACATCAACGGCCAACCGATCGCGATTATCCGCAGCGAGTACAACCGCAAGGTGGTCCCCCTGGCACAGATTGCCAAGCATCTCCAGCGGGCGGTGCTCGCCATCGAGGACGACCGCTTCTATGAACACCCCGGCATCCGCATCGACACCCTGGCGCGCGCCGCCCTCGCCAACTTTCAGGAGGGCCGCACCGTCCAGGGCGGTTCGACCATCACCCAGCAACTCATCAAGAATTTGTTTTTGACCCCCGAGCGCTCGCTGGAGCGCAAAGTGGCCGAGGCGGTCCTCTCGCTGCGCATCGAGCAGGCCTTCAGCAAAGACCAGATTCTGGAGATGTATCTCAATCAGGTCTACTGGGGCAACAATCGCTACGGCATCGAGACTGCGAGCCGCGCCTACTTCAACAAACCCGCCAAGAGCCTCAATCTTGCCGAATCGGCGATGCTCGCGGGCATGCTGCGCGCCCCCGAAATCTATTCGCCCCTGCGCAACCGCGCAAAGACCGTCGAGCGCCAGCGGGTGGTGATCGCCCGGATGCTGGAGTTGGGCTGGATCACCCAGGCAGAAGCCGACCAGGCCCGCTCGACGGCTCTGGTCTTCAAAGGCGGCGACGCCGATTTTATGATCACCCAGGCGCCCTACTTCTCCAGTTACGTTGTGCGCGAACTCATCCGCAAGTACGGGCGCGACGCCGTACTCAAGGGCGGCCTGCGGGTGCAAACCACCGTCGATCTCAAAATCCAGAAGCTGGCGGAACAGACCGTCGCCCGGGCGGCCAAGAACATCCGCTACCGCCGGGCGGAGCAGCTGGCCCTGGTGGCGATGGACCCGCGCACCGGCTATATCAAGGCGATGGTGGGGGGCGTCGATTACCAAAAAAGCCAGTACAACCGCGCTTCCCAGGCTTCGCGTCAACCGGGTTCGACCTTCAAACCCTTCGTCTACTATGCCGCGCTTGCCACCGGTCGCTACACCCCTGAATCCCCGATTACCGACGCGCCCGCCTGCTTTGGCCGCTACTGCCCCAAAAACTACGACCTGCGCTACTCCGGCGGAATGTCTTTGCGGCAGGCCATGGCCGTCTCGCGCAACGTGCCGGTCGTGAAGCTCGCCAACACCATCGGCATGAACCAGGTGATCCTGGCGGCCCGCCGCGCCGGGGTCACCGCCCCCCTGCAGCCCAACCTCGCCACATCGATCGGCGCTGGGGGCATCTCGCCGCTGGAATTGGCGCGCGGCTTCTCGGCCTTTGCCAACGGCGGTTACCGCGTCGATGCCACCGCCATCCTCCAGGTCACCGACCAGCAGGGCAACATCCTGGAGCAAAACCTGCCCGTGCGCGAGCGCACCCTCAAATCCGCGCCGGTCAAGATGATCAATTCGATGATGATGAGCGTGGTGAGCGGCGGCACCGGTACACGGGCGCAGCTGCCCGACGGCAGGCCGGTGGCGGGCAAGACCGGCACCACCCAGGATTTTCGCGACGCCTGGTTCGTGGGCTACGTGCCGCAACTGGTGTCGGTCGTCTGGATTGGCAACGACGATTACCGCCGGCCGATGGCCCGCTCGACCGCGGGCGGCACCTACGTAGCCCCCATCTGGCGCTCGTTTATGGCCTCGGCGCTGCGCGGCCAGCCGGTGCTGCCTTTCCCGGGCTTCGAGCCAAGCGAAAAACCGGCCAACGCCAAGGGCAAAGGCGCTCAAGTCGACGAAGCGGCGGCAGAAGCGAAGCCCAAACCGCGCCGCCGCCGCCGCCGCCGTCCCGCTCCCGAAACGGCCGCTCCCCAGCCACAGGAAGCAGCCCTTCCCCTCAAAGCCGCAGAGCCAGCTCCAGCAGATCCTTAG
- a CDS encoding YdeI/OmpD-associated family protein has protein sequence MADFEQVEITSREQWRAWLVANHTRTGSIWLITYKKRSGLPHVSYNAVVEEALCFGWIDSRAAKLDEQRTMLLLSPRRPGSPWSKTNKERVERLIAQGLMSAAGTAKIEQARSDGSWSVLDEVEALVIPADLAAALAQNPQAAHYFAAFSPSSKKGILQWIQSAKRGETRQKRIRETVALAANNIKAIFPRKS, from the coding sequence ATGGCCGACTTTGAGCAGGTGGAGATCACCAGCCGCGAGCAGTGGCGGGCGTGGCTTGTAGCGAACCACACCCGCACCGGGAGCATCTGGCTGATCACCTACAAAAAGCGCAGCGGCCTGCCCCACGTGTCCTACAACGCAGTGGTAGAGGAAGCCCTCTGCTTCGGCTGGATCGACAGCCGCGCCGCTAAACTCGACGAGCAACGCACGATGCTGTTGCTCTCGCCGCGCCGTCCGGGCAGTCCCTGGTCAAAGACCAACAAAGAGCGGGTGGAGCGGCTGATTGCCCAGGGATTGATGAGCGCGGCAGGAACGGCAAAAATCGAGCAGGCCCGCTCGGACGGCTCCTGGTCGGTTCTTGACGAGGTCGAAGCGCTGGTGATCCCGGCGGATCTAGCAGCAGCTCTGGCGCAGAACCCGCAGGCAGCGCACTACTTCGCAGCGTTTAGCCCCTCGTCTAAAAAAGGCATATTGCAGTGGATCCAAAGCGCTAAACGGGGGGAGACCCGCCAGAAGCGTATTCGTGAAACCGTCGCACTCGCTGCAAACAATATCAAAGCAATTTTCCCCCGCAAAAGCTGA
- a CDS encoding ester cyclase yields the protein MASPDENKAVVRRFYEEAYNQRREAVLDEIISPDYLDKGHNPPGQGIEGARQDLRGILAAFDPVHFAIEQLVAEGDTVAVRWTGSGVQVGEFGGRPATGQPVEFSGMSFYRLADGKLVETRNAVNL from the coding sequence ATGGCAAGCCCGGACGAAAACAAAGCGGTGGTGCGGCGCTTTTACGAGGAAGCCTACAACCAGAGACGCGAAGCGGTCCTCGATGAGATTATCTCACCGGATTACCTCGACAAGGGCCACAACCCACCCGGCCAGGGAATCGAGGGGGCCCGGCAAGATTTGCGGGGAATTCTTGCCGCCTTCGATCCGGTCCATTTTGCAATCGAGCAACTGGTTGCAGAAGGGGACACGGTGGCGGTGCGCTGGACGGGCAGCGGCGTTCAGGTCGGTGAGTTCGGCGGCAGGCCCGCGACCGGCCAGCCGGTGGAGTTCTCGGGCATGAGCTTCTACCGGCTCGCCGATGGCAAGCTGGTCGAAACGCGCAACGCCGTCAATTTGTGA
- a CDS encoding MFS transporter, whose protein sequence is MPKPSPLLFVLLTVFIDLVGGSLLVPVLPYLVERFRSDALTIGLLSSVFSVAQFLATPVLGSLSDRFGRRPVLIACVFGTAVSYFLFALAGNLWLMFVARIIAGATGGVIATAQAYIADVTPPEKRTQAFGLIGAAFGLGFILGPALGGALVTIDLNAPVYCAGCLALANTVLGYFTLGESLPPERRRAVGWRELNPLGQLARLALDTKIRALLAGFFIFNAVFAGFTSIFALSIRDRFGWGPELVVWLFAFIGVVATVVQGGLIRKLVPRFGEARLAQWGLALVALAFVLVAVSPSGGWLYLTQAVLALGVGLATPSLRGLISNSVADDEQGRVLGGSQSLVSLSQVLGPLVASVCYDYLGRLTPFWGGALVMLAAVGFVYANLQQQQSAPSPFK, encoded by the coding sequence GTGCCCAAGCCTTCGCCTCTGCTGTTCGTGCTGTTGACGGTCTTCATCGACCTGGTTGGGGGAAGCCTGCTGGTGCCGGTGCTGCCCTATCTGGTGGAACGCTTTCGATCCGACGCGCTTACCATCGGCCTGCTCTCCTCGGTGTTTTCGGTGGCCCAGTTTCTGGCCACGCCGGTCCTGGGCAGTCTCTCCGACCGCTTCGGCCGGCGGCCGGTGCTGATTGCCTGCGTGTTCGGCACTGCGGTCAGTTATTTTCTGTTTGCCCTGGCGGGTAATTTGTGGCTGATGTTTGTGGCGCGGATCATTGCGGGAGCTACCGGCGGAGTGATCGCCACTGCCCAGGCCTATATCGCCGATGTCACCCCCCCCGAGAAGCGCACCCAGGCGTTCGGCCTGATCGGGGCGGCCTTTGGTCTCGGGTTCATCCTGGGACCGGCCCTGGGGGGAGCGCTGGTGACTATCGACCTGAACGCACCGGTCTACTGCGCGGGGTGTCTGGCCCTGGCCAATACGGTATTGGGTTATTTCACTCTGGGCGAATCGCTGCCGCCTGAGCGGCGCCGCGCCGTAGGCTGGCGGGAACTCAATCCGCTCGGGCAACTGGCGCGGCTGGCGCTCGACACCAAGATCCGCGCTCTGCTGGCCGGTTTTTTTATCTTCAATGCGGTCTTTGCCGGGTTTACGAGCATCTTTGCCCTGTCGATCCGCGATCGCTTCGGTTGGGGGCCGGAACTGGTGGTCTGGCTATTCGCCTTCATCGGGGTGGTCGCCACCGTCGTCCAGGGCGGGCTCATCCGCAAGCTGGTGCCGCGCTTCGGCGAGGCGCGCCTGGCGCAGTGGGGTTTGGCGCTGGTGGCGTTGGCCTTTGTGCTGGTGGCGGTCAGCCCCTCGGGAGGCTGGTTGTACCTCACCCAGGCGGTGCTGGCCCTGGGGGTGGGGCTTGCCACCCCGTCGCTGCGCGGACTGATTTCCAACAGTGTCGCCGACGACGAGCAGGGCCGCGTGCTGGGGGGTAGCCAGTCGCTGGTGAGCCTGTCGCAGGTGCTTGGCCCCCTGGTTGCGAGTGTCTGTTACGACTACTTGGGGCGGCTGACGCCCTTCTGGGGCGGCGCGCTGGTGATGCTCGCGGCAGTAGGTTTTGTCTACGCCAACTTGCAGCAGCAGCAATCCGCTCCATCGCCTTTCAAGTAA
- a CDS encoding transketolase C-terminal domain-containing protein — protein sequence MTTTTVRFPIDISAYKPLALDFTNPVLSAEQRETLRANIQFCRDAIVFFTATGAARGVGGHTGGPYDTVPEVMILEALFRGNPDKFVPIFFDEAGHRVATQYLMAALHGELPFEQLLQYRAADSHLPGHPELGLTPGVKFSSGRLGHMWPYVNGVAMANPGKVVFCLGSDGSQQEGNDAEAARLAVAQGLNVKLIIDDNDVTIAGHPSKYLPGFSVAKTLAGHGLAIDEGDGEDLDGLYARICAAITADGPVAVVNKRPMCVGIDGLEGSTHGHDVISVDLAVAYLEKRGQSEAVKFLKNVAKPKQSYTFLGSGTQMGSNRNVFGEAVVAVLGRMDAAERKARVLCIDSDLEGSCGLKKIHDTYPEIFVASGIMERGNLSAAAGFGMEKGKQGIFGTFSAFLEMCISEITMARLNYSNVLCHFSHSGIDDMADNTCHFGLNNFFADNGLDDGYETRLYFPADAAQMKACVEAVFHQPGLRFIFSTRSKTPNILDAGGKDLHGEGYTFIPGADEIVREGTAGYLVSFGESLYRALDAVERLKQEGIDVGLINKPTLNVIDEKMLAKIGASPMVLVVESFNRRTGLGSRFGSWLLERGYTPKFAHLGTHKEGCGGLWEQFPHQGIDPVGIMAKVKELVG from the coding sequence ATGACAACAACCACCGTTCGCTTTCCGATCGATATCAGTGCCTACAAGCCGCTAGCGCTCGATTTTACCAATCCGGTGCTCAGCGCCGAACAGCGCGAGACGCTCAGAGCGAATATCCAGTTTTGTCGCGATGCGATTGTGTTCTTCACCGCCACCGGGGCGGCCCGGGGAGTGGGCGGCCACACCGGCGGACCCTACGACACGGTGCCCGAGGTAATGATCCTCGAAGCGCTCTTCCGGGGCAATCCCGACAAGTTTGTGCCCATCTTCTTCGATGAAGCCGGTCACCGGGTGGCCACCCAGTACCTGATGGCGGCCCTGCACGGCGAATTGCCCTTCGAGCAACTGCTGCAGTACCGCGCCGCCGATTCGCACCTGCCCGGTCACCCCGAACTGGGGCTCACCCCCGGTGTCAAGTTCAGCTCCGGACGGCTTGGACACATGTGGCCCTACGTCAACGGCGTGGCGATGGCCAACCCCGGCAAGGTCGTCTTCTGCCTCGGGTCGGACGGTTCGCAGCAGGAGGGCAACGACGCGGAGGCCGCCCGCCTCGCCGTCGCCCAAGGGCTCAACGTCAAGCTCATTATCGACGACAATGACGTGACCATCGCCGGACATCCGTCGAAGTACCTGCCGGGCTTCAGCGTCGCCAAGACCCTGGCGGGCCATGGACTGGCCATCGATGAAGGGGACGGCGAAGATCTTGACGGGTTATACGCCCGCATTTGTGCGGCGATCACCGCCGACGGCCCGGTCGCCGTCGTCAACAAGCGCCCCATGTGCGTGGGCATCGACGGCCTCGAAGGTTCGACCCACGGCCACGACGTCATTTCGGTGGACCTGGCGGTCGCCTATCTTGAAAAGCGCGGCCAGAGCGAGGCGGTCAAGTTCCTCAAAAACGTCGCCAAACCCAAGCAGAGCTACACTTTCCTGGGCTCCGGCACCCAGATGGGCTCCAACCGCAACGTCTTCGGCGAGGCGGTGGTGGCGGTTCTGGGCCGCATGGACGCGGCGGAGCGCAAGGCCCGGGTCCTGTGCATCGACAGCGATCTCGAAGGTTCCTGCGGTCTGAAGAAGATCCACGACACCTATCCCGAAATTTTCGTCGCCTCCGGGATCATGGAGCGGGGCAATCTTTCCGCTGCCGCCGGTTTCGGCATGGAGAAGGGCAAGCAGGGCATCTTCGGGACGTTCAGCGCCTTTTTGGAGATGTGCATCTCGGAGATCACCATGGCGCGGCTCAACTACTCGAACGTGCTGTGTCACTTCTCCCACTCCGGCATCGACGACATGGCCGACAACACCTGCCACTTCGGCCTCAACAACTTCTTTGCCGACAATGGCCTGGATGATGGCTACGAAACCCGGCTCTACTTCCCGGCGGACGCGGCCCAGATGAAAGCCTGCGTGGAGGCGGTCTTCCACCAGCCGGGTTTGCGCTTTATCTTCTCGACGCGCTCCAAGACCCCCAACATTCTGGATGCGGGCGGCAAGGACCTCCACGGCGAAGGCTACACCTTCATTCCCGGAGCCGACGAGATTGTGCGCGAGGGCACGGCGGGCTACCTCGTGAGCTTCGGCGAATCGCTCTACCGGGCGCTCGATGCGGTCGAACGCCTCAAGCAGGAGGGCATCGACGTGGGCCTGATCAACAAACCGACCCTCAACGTCATCGACGAAAAGATGCTCGCCAAAATCGGCGCTTCCCCGATGGTGCTGGTGGTCGAATCGTTCAACCGCCGCACGGGCCTCGGCAGCCGCTTCGGCTCGTGGCTGTTGGAGCGCGGCTACACCCCCAAATTCGCCCACCTGGGCACCCACAAAGAAGGCTGCGGCGGCCTGTGGGAACAGTTCCCGCACCAGGGCATCGACCCGGTGGGGATCATGGCCAAGGTGAAGGAACTGGTGGGTTAG
- a CDS encoding DUF1579 domain-containing protein: MQTEPHNEHQWLQKLVGEWTCEIECETEATVGPDQPSEKATGTESVRSLGGLWVVAEGQGGMPGGGAATTMMTLGYDPQKQRYVGTWVGSMMSYLWVYDGELDTSNNVLTLNAEGPVMSTEAKTAKYRDVIEFKSDDHRVMTSHMLGDDGQWHRFMMANYRRKP, encoded by the coding sequence ATGCAGACCGAACCGCACAACGAACACCAGTGGCTACAGAAGCTTGTGGGTGAGTGGACATGCGAAATTGAATGCGAAACGGAAGCGACCGTGGGTCCGGATCAACCCTCTGAAAAGGCGACAGGAACCGAGAGTGTTCGATCGCTCGGAGGGCTGTGGGTTGTGGCCGAGGGGCAGGGTGGGATGCCCGGTGGCGGTGCCGCGACGACGATGATGACCCTTGGCTATGATCCACAAAAGCAGCGGTACGTGGGCACGTGGGTCGGCTCGATGATGAGCTATCTCTGGGTGTACGACGGCGAACTGGACACATCCAACAATGTGCTGACGCTCAATGCCGAGGGACCGGTCATGTCCACCGAAGCAAAGACGGCAAAGTACAGGGACGTGATCGAATTCAAGAGCGACGACCACCGGGTGATGACATCGCATATGCTGGGCGACGACGGGCAGTGGCACAGGTTTATGATGGCGAACTACCGGCGCAAGCCGTAG
- a CDS encoding ATP-binding protein yields the protein MTEISNSLRAEKDMQAARKRIAQLEETCRRLQADLARTNGKAPTQVSGVLEESWRSLVQHVPDTIAAVDRRGCILFANRALSGLCLEQMIGQNLGDYLLPEHAERMGEVFAQVLATGEAESCEVAAPDAHGGVFWYRACVGPVVHPGQLTSLIAVFSDITERKRSEAAFAALLQREQGLHQAIEHSERRHRFLAQASVVLSSSLDAETTFANLARLVVPQIADGFAVDLVEPDGALRCLVLAHADAEKVGWARRRRERAPGAPGAAWGIAQVIRTGCPQLYSEFSEGLLSACIDSPEHLELLRRGSYRSAMVVPLVARGQTLGALTFVMAESDRRYGPSDLSLVEDLAGRAALAFDNARLYAAEQRERNRAEVANRAKDEFLATVSHELRTPLNSILGFTQLLRRHAGDPERLAVALDAIERNAKAQARLTEDLLDVSRIITGKLTLTVQPVRVTALVDAAIETMRTAAEAKKIALSAIYPEAPCTLQADPNRLQQVIWNLLSNAIKFTPVGGRIRVSVERRAGQVHIAVADSGMGIAAEFLPFVFDRFRQADSSSTRTFGGLGLGLAIVRHLVELHGGSVEAHSAGPNQGATFVVSLPLAP from the coding sequence ATGACAGAGATCAGCAACTCCCTGCGGGCAGAAAAGGACATGCAAGCGGCCCGCAAGCGCATTGCCCAACTCGAAGAAACCTGCAGACGGCTCCAAGCGGACCTGGCCAGGACCAACGGCAAAGCGCCCACCCAGGTGAGTGGCGTCCTCGAAGAAAGCTGGCGTTCACTGGTTCAGCATGTGCCGGATACGATCGCCGCCGTCGATCGGCGGGGGTGTATCTTGTTTGCCAATCGTGCCTTGTCCGGTCTTTGTCTTGAGCAGATGATCGGACAGAATCTGGGCGATTACTTGCTGCCGGAGCATGCCGAGCGGATGGGCGAGGTTTTTGCCCAGGTCTTGGCCACCGGCGAGGCAGAAAGCTGTGAGGTGGCCGCACCCGATGCCCACGGCGGGGTGTTCTGGTATCGGGCCTGCGTCGGACCGGTGGTCCATCCAGGGCAACTCACCTCGTTGATTGCCGTCTTCAGCGATATCACCGAGCGCAAGCGCTCCGAGGCAGCGTTCGCCGCCTTGCTGCAGCGCGAGCAAGGGCTGCACCAGGCCATCGAGCACAGCGAGCGCCGCCACCGCTTTCTGGCGCAAGCCAGTGTGGTGCTCTCCAGTTCCCTCGATGCGGAGACCACCTTTGCCAACCTCGCACGGCTTGTGGTTCCCCAGATTGCCGATGGGTTCGCCGTCGATCTAGTCGAGCCGGACGGGGCACTGCGCTGTCTGGTCCTCGCCCACGCCGATGCTGAGAAGGTGGGTTGGGCGCGGCGGCGGCGCGAACGCGCTCCGGGCGCTCCGGGCGCGGCCTGGGGCATCGCCCAGGTGATCCGCACCGGTTGCCCGCAACTGTACTCTGAATTCTCCGAGGGGCTGCTGTCCGCCTGCATCGACAGCCCGGAACACCTGGAGCTGCTGCGCCGGGGAAGCTATCGCTCGGCGATGGTGGTGCCGCTGGTGGCGCGCGGGCAGACCCTGGGGGCGCTCACCTTTGTGATGGCGGAGTCCGACCGCCGCTACGGTCCGTCGGACCTGTCGCTGGTGGAGGATCTGGCCGGGCGCGCCGCCCTCGCCTTCGACAACGCCCGGCTCTACGCGGCTGAGCAGCGCGAGCGCAACCGGGCGGAGGTGGCCAATCGCGCCAAGGACGAATTTCTGGCGACGGTCTCCCACGAATTGCGCACCCCGCTCAATTCGATATTGGGCTTCACCCAGTTGCTCAGGCGCCATGCGGGCGACCCTGAGCGGTTGGCTGTTGCACTTGACGCCATCGAGCGCAACGCCAAGGCCCAGGCCCGCCTCACCGAAGACTTGCTCGATGTGTCGCGGATTATCACCGGCAAATTAACGCTCACCGTCCAGCCGGTACGGGTGACCGCCCTGGTCGATGCGGCCATCGAGACGATGCGCACCGCCGCCGAGGCCAAAAAAATTGCCCTGAGCGCCATCTATCCGGAGGCTCCCTGCACCCTGCAGGCCGATCCCAACCGGTTGCAGCAGGTGATCTGGAATTTGCTTTCCAACGCCATCAAATTCACCCCTGTCGGCGGCCGGATTCGGGTGAGTGTCGAGCGCCGCGCCGGGCAGGTGCACATTGCAGTTGCCGACTCCGGCATGGGCATTGCGGCGGAGTTTTTGCCCTTCGTATTCGACCGCTTTCGCCAGGCCGACAGCTCCAGCACCCGCACCTTCGGCGGTCTGGGGCTGGGGCTTGCCATCGTCCGCCATCTGGTCGAATTGCACGGCGGCAGTGTGGAAGCCCACAGCGCCGGACCCAACCAGGGGGCAACTTTTGTGGTGTCGCTGCCGCTGGCTCCTTAA